The region ACCCACTGACCATCCTTACCTAAAGAAAGCCCTGCCTTTTACAGAGGGAAACCTAAATcttagaaaggttaagtgacCTGCTCCTGGCAGCTGCTAGTTACTGTCAGATTGAGATCAAACCCTGGGTGTCCTGGCCTTCCTGTCGTTGCCCTTTCTGCTACTGGAGTCTCCTCAAGGTGAAATCCCCCAGTCTCCCTCCTTCACTGAGAGCTGTGGAGTTGCAGCTTTCCcttcctgagctgctgggggctCTCACAGGTTCCCAGTGCACTTGGCTGCGAGCCTGCTCCCTTCTCAACAACTCTTTATTATATCCATTGAAAAGATTAGACTCGGCTTTTGTCACCGCTTAATCATTTCATCTGACTTCTTGTTTATGCTTGCATCTGGCTCTAGACAAGGTCATAGAACTAGAGAAAGATCCTTCTGCCAACCAGTTTGAGCAGTTCTGTCATCACGTGTACTACATTTATAAATGGTGGAGTTGATCATGTGTTTTTAGGTAAAATGAATGCTTAACCTTGGGGTCTCTGGGGGATAAGGGCAGATAGCTGATTCAGTGGCAGTAGGGATCTCACTCCTTACAGAGaggatggaggaggaaataaaaaggaaactttgTTTCTAGATCTGTTTTCTTTAGATAGAATTTTTCTTAAGTTCTTCTATTGTTTCCAAAACAGCAGTTCCTCTTTTTCCCTCCTCCTAGAGCTGAGAGAAGACTTTAGTGGAGGTTCGAACATTCACTTGGAGATTTGCTGCATCTATTCTGCATGGTCACCAGCTCTGACTACTGCTTCCCTGCAGGTTCTGGGCCAGTGGACCATGTGAGCCTCCATCTGGGGAATAAAGTGATAGGTGGTAACAGATGGTCTGGGTGCAGCCCTGCACAGCCAGGGAAACAGAaggtgtgggtgggggtgggttggGAAGTGCTCTGAACAGGACACCGAAAGGGAAGCGATCAAGTCTTGTCCTAGAGACATCAGGCAGAGTCAAGGAGAAACAGCAGTTGTTGGGAGACAAATCAGAGATCTCTTTGtgggggacctccctggcagtcatcagttaagactccaggcttctgCTGCAGGAGCctagattctatccctggtctaggaactaagatcccgcatgccaggtggtgcagccaaagaaaaaggTTTCCCTTCTGTGGGGGAGTCTTGCTACCCCATAAATAAAGGGGTACAAACCTCTTCCAGAAGACTAAGCCAGACAGATTAATCTGAAAACTGAGGTGTTAACATGTGAAGATGGATGGGTATCTGCATCATGACAGAAATGACCATATTTAGTGATTCTTCTAAGAAAAGTtaagttagttaagtcgctcagtcatgtccgactcttttgcgtccccgtggactgtagcccaccaggctcctccgtccatgggattctccaggcaagagtactggagtgggttgccatttccttctccaggggatcttcctgacccagggatcgaacccaggtctcctgcattagaggcagacgctttaacctctgagaagGATAGTGTTAATTTTCGGAAGATTCTTCAAACCAAACAAGCTCCATGAGTTCTGCATTCTTGGTGCACAGGTAAAATGCCTCCCAGCACACTCCTTGCTCCTGCAGTCTTACCTGTACCGACAGAACCACAGTGTCTTCTGCCTCTTTCCACAGGCTAAttttctcctgcctctctctgtgGTAAATTTCCCTTCAATTCCAGCAGCCAATAGTCTTCCAGCCTGAAACAGATCAGTCAGCCACACCTTAACTGAGTCCTTCAATGAATGGAGTACAGGACCAGCACGTCAGGTTCTTTCTTTCCAAGCGCTGTCTCATCAGTATTTTGCACTTGAAAACGAAAGGTGGCTCCCAGTCCCCACTCTTGTCTCCTTAGTCTGATTCAGCCTTCCCACTCTTTGCAGAGCAAGTGGGAGCACTAGGGGGTGCTCATCTTCCTGTCTGTGATGAAAGGCACTTCAGTACTGGTTTGGGGAATTGATCACGAATGTGAGACAGCCCTCCATGGGCATGATTCGTGATGCATGGTGGAGGTCCTGGAGAAGGTACAGAATGAGAGTGAACTTCCTGTGGCCTAGACCGTGACACTCCTGCAAGCACTCAGAACTGTCCCAGGAGCTACTTTCTGGGGGACAAATCGCAAGCACGTCTGTAAAGCATTCAGTAAATTCCCACGTACTTTGGGTTTCTCTGTGGCTGTAACAAGCGTAGGTAGGATAGTTTCATCTCACTTCCTCAGTGCCTTTGAAATTTATTCAAGTTGTTGTGTGAATCAatggttcatttctttttattgctgtggATGTTCCAcagcttatttatccattcacctgttggaCATTTGCACTGTTTCCATTCTGGGTGATTATGAAGATAGCTGCTTTGAACATCGAAGTACATATTTCTGTGTGAATTGGTGGAAGAATAAACACATCAATCAATAGGACAGCATAGACAGACCAGAGACATACCCACACAAATACAGTCAAatgattttttaacatttatctttggctgtgctgggtctttacgACTGCGTGCAGGTGAGTGGAAGCCactctctctctagttgcagtgtgagggctccCAGCTgcagggcttctcttgttacagactGCTGGCTCTAAGGTGCCGgccctcagtagctgcagcactcGGGTCcagcagttgcagctcacaggctataaagcaggggctcagtagttgcggctcataGGCTATAaagcaggggctcagtagttgcggcacacaggctatAAAGCAggggctcagcagctgcggcacacaggctacaaagcaggggctcagtagttgcggcacacaggctatAAAgcaggggctcagcagttgcggctcacaGGCTATAAAgcaggggctcagcagttgcagctcacaggcatAAAgcaggggctcagcagttgcggcgcACAGGCTATAaagcaggggctcagtagttgtggcacacaggcagcGGCTTGTAAAGAAACATGTTGAGGaaagaactgattttttaaaaaatatcccgtgttatattaatttttgaaGGAATTGCAAGACTACATGGAGACTGTAAAAACAGTAAGTACTGGGCACCATACTACTGAGTTTAGGTAAAATACCAGGCTTGCCATAGAGGCTGCCCACCAATCCtgaaagcccaagaaaagaagATGGGATTCTGAAAAAGCAGAGCTCTATTTCTTgcgagaaaaacaaaacaaaacagatgttCCTCCTACTCCTGAGTGACCTGATTTTGTTATAAACCTCCAGGTAGTCAACAGAACCCGGGGAAGTGTGCCATCATTTCTGATCTTATTTTCTCATCCTATTTTACCTCTAAGGCTCGTCTATACTTCCTGATACCACATTATAATCCCCTCTGTCTTTCTTCTAATCTCCTGTGCCTTCTTCATTGCCTGTACTGTCCCAGCTTCAAGGCTTCCACCTACCCAAGGTCTGACAGAGCAGATCCTTGTGGTGGGTCTAGAACTTAGAAGCTGCTATCTGTGAAATCCCCCAAACCACTGGTAGACACCACAAAACAGTTGTCCTAAGAGTAGGGAACAGGTTAAATTTATGCATTGTATCCTCACTTCAGAAAAGCTGTCAAACTGCatttaaagacctaaacataaggaTGCCTTAACAgatacaacttggtgactaaccATCTCCACCATCGCTCAGTTCCTTGGGATGCTTACGAAACTTCTTTTTATAATCTCTTTTACAGCTTGAATTGTGTTCTCCCCAAATTTATATGTTTAAAGCCCTACCTTGTTGAAAATGTGAGATGCATTTGAAGTGAAGCGCTTTAAAGAAGCGAATAAATTAAAATGAGCCCTTAGGTGGGCCCTAATCGagtgtgactggtgtccttataataAGAGGAAATTTGAACACAGAGAGCCACCATGGGTGCCAGACTGCTGTGGCAAGTCactgtggtggggtggggagagcaagACAGGAAGTTGACAGCTGGTGAGAAAGGGGGctatttgaggatttttttaaagagggcTAAAAAAACTTTCCTTGAAGCTTGTAATCATCCAAAAGGAAGATGGAACTACTTTTATGATATACCAGGAATTTCATTAAACCTCTTTTATATGTATGCTTGTGTCTGCATTAGGTCATTCGGGTCTTGAAACtgttgtagccacgtgttccgggaaacacactcactcagaaggacaatgcagatagtggagtgcagttgattacaccggcgggcccaaggcagagtctcctcttagccaaggaccccgaccagtttttgtggaaaccttatataccctaagtgtacttgctcaaacccacctcccctaattccttgaaactagtcggGACAAggtaaaagaaagatacaatcaaagttaacccatgattcgtGTGTCACAAGACTAGATAAACAGTGGATATTTATCAAAAGGCCTGTGGTTGTATCccgataaacataatggaatttaccactttgttctgttacagagataattctcatattcttttaggcaatttcaagtacaagtcctgaggctcttttatccGGGGAGTCGGGGAGGGCGTCTGGTTTCCCATTGGTATGCCATTTCTATAGACACCAggcacaaagttcagagtccacTGGGAGGGTGACCACGTGTGTAGCGTAATGTTCGCAGCCTGGCCTAAGAcggagtccagctctgtctgtttcctccttcaaaacCACTCCAAGAACTAGTAATAATCACTTTCTGTTaaacattccagttttcttgtttttctccacTTAGCTTAAAGATACTATTGACTGGgtctttttcacatttctgtacCTGGTGATTTTCAGGGTGTCAGACAGAGTGGAGTTTGGTAGATTCTATAAGTGAAAGTAAGTAGACATAATATCTTATCTTAGTGTCGACTTAAAAATTAGCCACagcctgaaagtagagagtgttTTACTTGATGCGAATGTTTAGGACCcctagcctgggagacagcatctcagtagcccTGAGAGACTGcttggaggaggcaggagagggagtcAGGCTATacacaagtttgcaacaaagcaGACAGGCAGTCGGAACATCAAAGATGATTGTTAAATAAGGAAAAGCAGATATCAAGTTAAGGGGTTTAGTGTTCTATGTGTGggagggcttccaaggtggcgctagtggtaaagaacctgcctgccaatgacgttaagatgtaagagacctgggtttgatctctgggtctggaagatccctggagaagtaaatggcaacccactccagtattcttgcctatagaatccaaaggacagaggagcctagcgggctgcagtctatagggttgcacagagtcgaacatgacttagcagcagcagcaacctacgTATGTATGCAAGATTCTGAGATTATTGAAGTCATTCCTTGCATATGCATCTCAGTTATCTGGGGCCAATATCCTGCATTTTTACAGAAATGTTCTCTTCTTGAATTCCCTTAGATCACACTGGAGGGCTATAATCACTGATAACTATGACATCCTTAAGTTCCTCATGTAGGGAGTGGTGCTGCTTGTTGGCATGACTCATAAATTCACATTTAGGGGCCGGAATCTCAGATAGCTGTGGCACTTCTTGCCCACcacatggcaggaaatatttGATTTCATGTTAGTAAATGAGGCGTTGATTATCTGCACAGGTAAGTAACTTCCACAGGTAGTAAATGTTTGTGctgaaattgttttttaaatttttattttgaaataatttcaggtgtacagaatggctgcaaaaatgatacaaagaataCCTGTATACCACTTGTCTATGTTCTCGAAGCAGTAACATCTTTCCTATTTgctttactgttgttgtttagttgctaacttgtgtccagcgcttttgagaccccatagactgtagcccgccagcctctctgtcagtgggatttcccaggcaggaatactggagtgagttgccttttccttctccaggggatcttcccaacccagggattgaacttgcgtctcctgcattggcaggcgctttagctttaccactgagccaccagggagcctcaTTTGCTGTATTAGTCACATATTTATGTACAGATATACAGTTTTTCCTGAATGTTTGAGAATAAGTTATGGACTTGTTGCCCTTTTTCCTAGGAACACTATACATTTCCTAAAAACAAGAACATTCTTTTTACAAGGGTTGAATATAAGTATacttatcaaaatcaggaaatttgcACTGAAACTATACTATTATCTAACCTGCAGACTATATTCAACTTTCATCAACTGCTatctttaacaaaagaaaaaaaaaattggtcctGGAACCAGGCTTGGCCCTGGGATGCCACTAGAGACATGGACTCTAAAACCCCTCGGGGCTTCCTGTCTTTTGAGGCTCATATCTTTGTGGGGCTCCCATATGTACATGTGTAACTAACATTGTTGTTTTCTTCTGCTAATCTGTCTTTTTATTACAGAGGGATCTAGgccaagaacctagaagggtttgtggaaaattattttttctcccttaCTCCTAAGACCTAAATTCTTAATCCCAGTCCTTCAGTTTCTAAATCAAATACCTATTCCAGGACACAGCTTCCGCTCAAACAAGGGTGTGGGCAGGTCAGACTCACCAGTGACAGACTGAATGGGCCCTCCCAGAGGACCTGGTCCAGGGCCTGTCCGTCACAGCACTTCCTCCTCACAGCACTTCTGCCTCTGGCACCCACGCATCCTCTGCCGGGGGCATCCTGTACTGAAGGCTGTTGGAGCCTCCCTGGACCCTGCCTCCCAGCTGCCAGGAGCAGCGCAGCACCGACTGCGACCACCAGGAACGCCTCCAGACACGGCTTCCTCCTGCTCCACGACGGCCACGTCCTTCATGATGGGTGATTAGGAAATAAGACACACAAGTCGAAAACGAGGTACAGATGTCATTAGGGTGAACCGCACGCACTTTCTCTTACCAAGCGCTGGAAGCCGAGGTACAAAGGGAAAGAAACCCTATGACACATGATATCATAGCAGGAACTGCGGCAAAAGATCAGGCACCCGCCGGAGTGAGCAGTGTGTCAGGAGCCAGAGTCTAAAGGGTATGATGAGTCTGACCCCTCAAAGGGACAGCTGAATGAATGTCACAACTCCCTTAGGCTGATTAAACCTCTTGTTACAGTAAACAAAGATGTATatgattgaaaaagaaaaaatttgttcCAAAACCCCAACGGGTAGAACAAAAATGTGTTCAGTCTCCCAGTGCTTCCCCCCTCGCACCCCCTCTCCTCCGTGATCGATACTTTCTCTCTGTTCATTCTAGTGGAGAATGGGAGACTTGACTCTAAGGTTACTGTGgattattatcactattatttgtttattattatcatttttggtTGAGCTGGGTCTTTATTGTTGCTCACCAGCTttttctagctgcagtgagtgggggctactccttGTTGCGGGGAGCGGGTTTCccgttgcaggggcttctctggtttagtagcacaggctctaggcacaggggcttcagtagttggggtgcatgggGTGAGTTGCTCTTCGGCATGTGGAAtattcccgaaccagggattgaacgcgtatcctctgtaccaccagggaaggccccttcAACTATTTATATTTAACACATTATCTgattaaatatagaaataaatagttAAGATCTAGGGTGCCTCAGTTACCAGTGTTAGAACCTGTGTATGAAATGCCGTTAGCACTCTGTATCAGTGCCACCTCCAACAAACACAGACAATTATTTCAGGGGAAATATGTAAAGCTATGAGCAGAGTTTGAGGGCATGTTGAATTTTCTTGCTCTTTAATCCCAGAAACACAAGGAAGAGGGACATGGCAGAGGCCCCAGGTTGCTAAATAACCTCAAAGTTTGCCTAGAGCCAAAGTAGTTCTTAGAATGTTGGCAAATGCAGGCCTAGATAGCTCCAGGCTGGCATGACATGAAAGGGATCTCAAACATACTTATACACACACTCATTATAATGCAACCAAAAATGGTTTTATTGCTCTGAACACAATAGAGCAAAAGTTGGCCAAATTCCTAAGGTTAAAAATATGGAGGTCTGGACCCTCCTTTACCCTTTTATCTACTACCTTCCTTCAAAATACAGAGCTCCaaagcagaaaagaatctgacttttttttttttgttccaacTCTGGTCTGGTATCCTCATCACTCTAATTTTTCCAAtactctcctttttccttctatgGGAACCAGGAAAATCaataagagacaaaaaaaatcagaggagatCATAAGAGAATTTGTGCTGAGCGAGAAGCAAAGTGATCTTTAAACAACCTTATCTAAGTGTACAGGAACCAAATGATAAGGGGGGTCGGTCTTCTGAGGAGGGTCACAGGCAACAATGAAGAACTTGTACTGGGCGTCGTCATGGTAGCGGCAGTCAGGATACCTTCCCGCAATGAGATTGCACTGAGTCAGGTTGACAGGCTTTGGACTCTGGTGACAGTTGTGCCGGCCATTCTTACAGATGATGTTGGGCAAATTACAGACAGCAGTCACATCCTGGAAGAAGTTGTGCAGAAAGGTGTTTTCAGGTTTACAATGCCGAGTGTAGTTATTGACACCACGCATTGCCGTGTTGCATTGGAGAAGCCTTGGCTGTATGTGCTGAATTTCAAACCAGCGAGCCTTGGTGAGACCTTTTGGCACAGCACAAAGTGGGCACACTGACCACCACATTCCCAGCAGCAATAAGAGGAGAGAAGAACGTCCCAGAAGATGTGGCCCCATCTTTTCTgtgcaaggagagagaaaatagatCGTAGCAGTAGAAACAATAAGAGAGAAATTATTGCTCATAACCATTCAGATTTTTACTCTGCCTTTTAAGATTTCAtagctcctgttttttttttttttaaccatcttctTTTTCACTTGAGTCTCACAATTTTGAAGAAACTAAAGCCCAGTGAGGAGGAATTTGAGGTAAGACAACTTTTACTCTGGTAGATCTTGTTCTCTTTGACCTGCCCTCGTGTGTTTGATGCTGCCCATGTCAGAAACCTTGTCtcttcccaggacttccctggtggcccagtagctaagactctgagctcccagagcagggggcccaggttcaatccttggtccggaaactagatcccacatgccacaactaaagatccagcatgccgcaatgaagatcaaagatcctgcatgcggcaacaaagacccaacgcaaccaaataaataactaatttttataaaggaaaagaaaccttTTCTCTTGCTTCCTGAAACATTTATGCTCCTTCTATTTGACCTGGATCTCCCAGTTATCTTCACTGCCCACTCTCTCCCCAGCTGTGGGGCTTACCAGGTCTCCACGACGGGGCTCCAGCAGCAGTAGTTAGTCCCAGGACCAGAAGCTTTTGTCTGTTGTTCTCCTCCCAGGCATGCTAGGTCTGCCTGCGTGGGGAAGGATTCTGAACCCTAAGAAAGAGAAACCTAGAGCTTGGAAGATGAATTTCTTGTGGATGAAACACTTAGATTTTCAAACCTGCTGTTTAAAATAGTATCAATTACACTGTAGACATAGGGAGAgtaagcttattttaaaaacagtgagACTCAAAACATGAGGAACTGATCACTTCCTGATATGAAATGGTGTTTCCTTCCTTActtgaacttcatttttttttaatgatttcagtTCCTTAGgagaaaatatacatgaaaatctGATGTAATAACTGCCACATCCTTGGTATGTG is a window of Ovis canadensis isolate MfBH-ARS-UI-01 breed Bighorn chromosome 7, ARS-UI_OviCan_v2, whole genome shotgun sequence DNA encoding:
- the RNASE6 gene encoding ribonuclease K6 isoform X1, with the translated sequence MGPHLLGRSSLLLLLLGMWWSVCPLCAVPKGLTKARWFEIQHIQPRLLQCNTAMRGVNNYTRHCKPENTFLHNFFQDVTAVCNLPNIICKNGRHNCHQSPKPVNLTQCNLIAGRYPDCRYHDDAQYKFFIVACDPPQKTDPPYHLVPVHLDKDVAVVEQEEAVSGGVPGGRSRCCAAPGSWEAGSREAPTAFSTGCPRQRMRGCQRQKCCEEEVL
- the RNASE6 gene encoding ribonuclease K6 isoform X2, whose product is MGPHLLGRSSLLLLLLGMWWSVCPLCAVPKGLTKARWFEIQHIQPRLLQCNTAMRGVNNYTRHCKPENTFLHNFFQDVTAVCNLPNIICKNGRHNCHQSPKPVNLTQCNLIAGRYPDCRYHDDAQYKFFIVACDPPQKTDPPYHLVPVHLDKVV